From Hymenobacter sediminicola:
GTGTCACGACCGTTCTGCTTGAAGCGGATGGTGCCTTTCCAAGAAGCTTTGGCGTTGCCAGCAGCATCAAAAGAGCCCGGGCGAGCCGTGAACTCCACTTTGCCTTTGCCAGTAGAAGCATCTACTGCTAAGGGCGAGCCGTTCAGCGTCATGGTAGGGCGCAGGCCCGTAGCTGAAGCAGTCAGGAAAAGTTCTGCTTTGTACTTGGTACCAGCAGCTACCGTATTCGACTCCGCGCTAGCGAATGCACCAACTTTGTCAAACACGATGATGTTGCCACCTACTTTGGCCGACTGGGCAGCCAGAGCATCAGATTCGTACTTCAGTACTTCGGTTTCTTTCTGCGACAGGGTAGCCAAAGCTGCTACCAGTGGCGTGTTCTCAAAGTTGAGTTCTGCGAAGTTTTTAGAACGCTGCTCCGGGTCCGTCACCATTGGGTCATCTTTGGCATCTAGAGCCAAAGCAGAAGCACCAGGAACGAAGGTCTTGATGTAAGAAGAATACTCATTGAGTTTGTTCTTCATTTCATACGCAGCACCGTCTTTTTTACCGCCGAGCATTGTGATGGCCACTTTGTCTTCGGCACTCATGTTCTTGTACTCGTTCTTGCCTTTGGTGTTTTCCGTGGCTGTTACGAGTTTGTCGCGTACACCGCGCAGATAATCAATCATCTGCTTGGTACGCTCACGAATTTCTTCGCTCTGCTTCAAAACGGCTACGTCAGCGGCAGTATTGCGGTTTTTCTCAACCTGAGCTGCAATGCCTTTTACCGTGCCATCGTTCGATTTAGACACCTTTTCGTTGATACCGAAGAGGCTGTCATCAAGGAACTTGAATTTGAGCAGAATTGCTGAGTTTACTTGTAGGGCTAGAAGCGCAGTCAGTACCAAGTACATCATGCCAATCATCTTCTGCCGCGGAGTTTCTTTGCCTCCCGCCATTGTGTCTACCTATCTTATATAAAAGGTGGGACCGAAATTTCGATACGTTACTACTCAGCCTTAGCTGGTAGCACGCATAGCATTCAGCATGTTGCCGTACACCCGGTTCAGCGAGTTCAGGTTGCCCGTCAGAGCAGCTACCTCTTCTTTGAACTTCTCGGTGTCTTTGCTAGCGTCGGTCATGTTCTGCATGGCTTGGCTCAACGTACCGTAGAATTGGTTCATGGATTTCAGGTGCGTGTTGGCATCCTGCAGCTCCATTTCATACACAGCGTTCAGAGCGCCCAGGTTTTTGGTAACGTTCTGTACCTGTACGTGGTACTCTTTAGCGTCCTGCGTGGCATCCGACATAGCGCTCATAGCCTGAGCTGTGTTGGCATAAGCCTCATTGATGCGTTCCAGGGAAGTAGCAGCCGTGCGAACTTTGGCAGTGTACTCCTCAGTAGCATTGGTAGCGTCGCCCAGCGAAGAAAGCTGCTGCGTGGTGGTGCTCAAACGGTTCAGGCCTTGGCCCAGCGAAGAAATAGCTTCAGGCGTTACATTAGCATCTTTCAGCATATCGTCCAGCTTGCGCGTCAAACCTTTGCTGTTGTTCTCTTCCACAAACTTGTTGCTGTTTACTGAAGGGTCATATCCTTCGGACAGTTCGGGATATACCAGCGACCAATCGG
This genomic window contains:
- the gldM gene encoding gliding motility protein GldM — translated: MIGMMYLVLTALLALQVNSAILLKFKFLDDSLFGINEKVSKSNDGTVKGIAAQVEKNRNTAADVAVLKQSEEIRERTKQMIDYLRGVRDKLVTATENTKGKNEYKNMSAEDKVAITMLGGKKDGAAYEMKNKLNEYSSYIKTFVPGASALALDAKDDPMVTDPEQRSKNFAELNFENTPLVAALATLSQKETEVLKYESDALAAQSAKVGGNIIVFDKVGAFASAESNTVAAGTKYKAELFLTASATGLRPTMTLNGSPLAVDASTGKGKVEFTARPGSFDAAGNAKASWKGTIRFKQNGRDTTFNVTVPYTVTKPVMQIQSASVQALYFKCGNKLSVQVPALGAQYDPSFSASGASTIKGSAKGEVTLVPNSKEVTLSVSSGGNPIGSQTFQVRPIPKPEIKCIVGGREANEKQGTPITAVRNLSLKAIPDAGFATFLPEDARYRVSRYEVTLVRGKRPAMPTRTVNGPDVSLNDVVNSAREGDRLYIEVKEVQRMNFQGNTEQVNVSKQFNVPLL
- the gldL gene encoding gliding motility protein GldL — encoded protein: MAAKGGNFFFDKVMPMIYGIGAAVVIVGALFKIQHWKGADVMLIVGLGTEALIFLFSAFQPQHKDPDWSLVYPELSEGYDPSVNSNKFVEENNSKGLTRKLDDMLKDANVTPEAISSLGQGLNRLSTTTQQLSSLGDATNATEEYTAKVRTAATSLERINEAYANTAQAMSAMSDATQDAKEYHVQVQNVTKNLGALNAVYEMELQDANTHLKSMNQFYGTLSQAMQNMTDASKDTEKFKEEVAALTGNLNSLNRVYGNMLNAMRATS